Proteins from one Thermococcus sp. M36 genomic window:
- a CDS encoding phosphoadenosine phosphosulfate reductase family protein, with protein sequence MGRPVFLGKAYIHWCEECNVPLIGDSCAVHGKEGVFKLAITPPGDLRFAFEKDTEFIRSVFKEHYGVDVGELFEGKIVLLSKTPGEDDAYEIILDGYVFGWVRFDPLELKWKPGLKVEGAIALWKRFGRSMRKWIIVDEGAIEPILNGSNLLPVGIIEAEGSIRRNDDVVLISEGGDVIATGIAKKDYEALANKERGTGVKVRRQKSVNYREGRKATMEDVLRANSIELEKKVEEARRFMRKTATRYSDLPVAVAFSGGKDSLAVLGLALEEFGDEGFTVFFNNTGIEFPETLEYVEELRKELEPKGIKFIVADAGDAFWRALHVFSPPGRDYRWCCKVTKLGPITMAIKENYPQGVLMFVGQRKYESIKRFKQPRIWKNPWVPNETGASPIFHWRALEVWLYIFSRNLKYNPLYEDRLDRIGCFLCPSSSLAEIYTLKEEKPELWAKWERELKVWQKRFGMPDEWITYGFWRWKRLSRGEKAIARELGIEVRDDRSWEPVRYSIEETGDGFVTRFNTVVNLKRIKEVAPILGEVEEGENYIRAGDVTFKPDGAYTGDSREAVQAYYLVKRAYECVGCGVCVGKCPEGALSIDPKSRKIVVDPVLCTHCRECMDVCPLLKIKNPSEGSQL encoded by the coding sequence ATGGGAAGGCCGGTCTTCCTTGGCAAAGCCTACATTCACTGGTGCGAGGAGTGCAACGTCCCGCTCATTGGCGATTCCTGCGCCGTCCATGGGAAAGAGGGAGTGTTCAAGCTCGCCATAACCCCACCGGGCGACCTGCGTTTTGCCTTCGAAAAGGACACCGAGTTCATCCGCTCGGTCTTCAAGGAGCACTACGGCGTGGACGTTGGTGAACTCTTCGAGGGCAAAATCGTACTGCTCAGCAAGACTCCAGGGGAGGACGACGCCTACGAGATAATCCTCGACGGCTACGTTTTCGGCTGGGTGCGCTTCGACCCGTTGGAGCTGAAGTGGAAGCCAGGTTTAAAGGTCGAGGGAGCCATTGCCCTCTGGAAGCGATTCGGAAGGTCCATGAGGAAGTGGATAATCGTCGATGAAGGGGCCATAGAGCCCATACTCAACGGCTCCAACCTCCTGCCAGTCGGCATAATCGAGGCTGAGGGGAGCATAAGGCGGAACGATGATGTGGTTCTCATTTCCGAGGGCGGAGACGTCATCGCGACGGGCATAGCGAAGAAGGACTACGAAGCCCTGGCCAACAAGGAGCGCGGAACCGGTGTCAAGGTCAGGCGGCAGAAGAGTGTGAACTACCGCGAGGGCAGAAAGGCCACGATGGAAGATGTGCTGAGGGCCAACTCCATCGAGCTGGAGAAAAAAGTAGAGGAAGCGAGGCGCTTCATGAGGAAGACTGCCACCCGCTACTCTGACCTTCCGGTTGCAGTGGCTTTCTCCGGCGGCAAGGACAGTCTGGCGGTTCTCGGCCTGGCTTTGGAAGAATTCGGGGACGAGGGCTTTACGGTCTTCTTCAACAACACAGGAATAGAGTTCCCCGAAACGCTTGAATACGTCGAGGAACTGAGGAAGGAGCTTGAGCCGAAGGGTATAAAGTTCATCGTTGCCGATGCCGGCGATGCATTCTGGCGCGCCCTCCACGTCTTCTCGCCGCCCGGTCGCGATTACCGCTGGTGCTGTAAGGTCACCAAGCTCGGCCCGATAACGATGGCAATAAAGGAGAACTATCCGCAGGGCGTTTTGATGTTCGTAGGTCAGCGTAAATACGAGAGCATAAAACGCTTCAAGCAGCCCCGGATATGGAAGAACCCCTGGGTGCCGAACGAGACCGGCGCTTCACCGATATTCCACTGGCGCGCGCTTGAGGTGTGGCTCTACATCTTCAGCAGAAACCTTAAGTACAACCCGCTCTACGAGGACAGGCTTGACAGGATAGGCTGCTTCCTCTGTCCGAGTTCATCCCTGGCGGAAATCTACACACTGAAGGAAGAGAAGCCCGAACTATGGGCCAAGTGGGAGAGGGAGCTTAAGGTCTGGCAGAAGCGCTTTGGAATGCCCGATGAGTGGATAACCTACGGCTTCTGGCGCTGGAAGAGGCTCAGCAGGGGAGAGAAGGCCATAGCAAGGGAGCTGGGAATAGAGGTCAGGGATGACCGTTCCTGGGAGCCCGTGAGGTACTCCATCGAAGAGACCGGGGACGGCTTCGTGACCCGCTTCAACACCGTTGTGAACCTGAAAAGGATTAAGGAAGTTGCTCCAATCCTGGGGGAGGTCGAGGAAGGCGAAAACTACATAAGAGCGGGCGATGTTACATTTAAACCGGATGGTGCCTATACGGGCGACTCCAGGGAGGCGGTGCAGGCATATTACCTCGTCAAGAGGGCCTATGAGTGCGTTGGCTGCGGCGTCTGCGTCGGCAAGTGTCCGGAAGGGGCACTCAGCATTGACCCGAAGAGCAGAAAAATCGTGGTCGACCCTGTGCTGTGCACCCACTGCAGGGAGTGTATGGACGTATGCCCGCTCCTAAAAATCAAAAATCCCTCGGAAGGAAGTCAGCTGTAA
- a CDS encoding SPFH domain-containing protein has product MPAFASAALLILGVFLLIMLLLSVKVIRPYQKGLVERLGKFNRILEPGIHFIIPFMERVRVVDMREHVVDVPPQEVICKDNVVVTVDAIVYYQILDPVKAVYNVSNFLMAIIKLAQTNLRAIIGEMELDETLSGRDIINAKLREELDKITDRWGVKITRVEIQRIDPPKDIQEAMAKQMTAEREKRAMILIAEGKKEAAIKEAEGQKQAAILKAEGEKQRQILVAEGQAEAIRKVLEALSQADEKYLTLQYIEKMPELAKYGNLIVPYDTESLIGLLRILQKVKETPLPEPKPPEKGNPGKNSAGGEKA; this is encoded by the coding sequence ATGCCGGCTTTTGCAAGTGCTGCCCTGCTGATCCTTGGGGTTTTTCTTTTGATAATGCTCCTGCTGAGCGTCAAGGTGATAAGGCCGTACCAGAAGGGCCTCGTCGAGAGGCTCGGAAAGTTCAACAGGATCCTTGAACCGGGAATACACTTCATAATCCCTTTCATGGAGCGCGTTAGAGTCGTGGACATGCGCGAGCACGTCGTTGATGTCCCCCCGCAGGAGGTCATCTGTAAGGACAACGTGGTTGTCACCGTTGATGCCATCGTCTACTACCAGATACTTGACCCGGTCAAGGCCGTCTACAACGTCAGCAACTTCCTCATGGCGATAATCAAGCTCGCGCAAACTAATTTGCGTGCCATAATAGGTGAAATGGAGCTCGACGAGACCCTCAGCGGGAGGGACATAATCAACGCCAAGCTGAGGGAGGAGCTCGACAAGATAACCGACCGCTGGGGTGTCAAGATAACCCGCGTTGAGATACAGCGCATAGACCCGCCCAAGGACATTCAGGAGGCCATGGCCAAGCAGATGACGGCCGAGCGTGAAAAGAGGGCCATGATACTCATCGCAGAGGGTAAGAAGGAGGCCGCCATTAAGGAAGCGGAGGGACAGAAGCAGGCAGCGATACTCAAGGCAGAGGGTGAGAAACAGAGGCAGATACTCGTGGCGGAGGGCCAGGCCGAGGCGATAAGGAAGGTTCTCGAAGCTCTAAGCCAGGCTGACGAGAAGTACCTGACCCTCCAGTACATCGAGAAGATGCCCGAGCTGGCCAAGTACGGCAACCTCATCGTACCCTACGATACCGAATCCCTCATCGGCCTGCTGAGGATACTCCAGAAGGTCAAGGAGACGCCCCTTCCAGAACCCAAGCCGCCCGAGAAGGGAAACCCCGGTAAAAATTCAGCGGGCGGGGAAAAGGCTTAA